A window of the Helianthus annuus cultivar XRQ/B chromosome 4, HanXRQr2.0-SUNRISE, whole genome shotgun sequence genome harbors these coding sequences:
- the LOC110933021 gene encoding uncharacterized protein LOC110933021, whose product MDALLNMQKESHNDVKEIKKTNEIRDKAHEALAKQVGQLAEEMAQIRGSMGKLPSDTTVNPKHQSSSTGNVRNVHISTVSLLSNDEVCGSVESIPPPQCVDGVMGHTRDESENKNEQETISQVKIEKMNKKSFCENCLNQIKPINASQVEERYPPKDKGWENFKQAKINLPLLDDIKKVSAHVECLKELSIKKRHNKLPKPVDLISHVSVVLSSAFPQKAQDPGDPLIPIQIGTFKIERALLDLGACVSILPGSLYDQYNFGPLKKFDTPVVLADQTPTHPRGMVEDVIVKVDDCYYPVDFLVVDYAGCVEDTQPIVILGRPFLATANAIINCATGTVWRNKEENGQEEKKAKKSPLEKKKEEEVRKFGPFGNKWYESRVGDFEELVDGKHAIRPP is encoded by the exons ATGGATGCTTTGTTAAATATGCAAAAAGAATCTCACAATGACGTTAAGGAGATAAAGAAGACAAACGAGATTCGGGACAAAGCACATGAGGCTTTGGCAAAGCAAGTGGGCCAACTCGCGGAGGAAATGGCTCAAATAAGGGGAAGCATGGgaaagcttccaagtgacaccacggTGAACCCTAAACATCAAAGTTCAAGCACGGGCAATGTGAGGAATGTGCATATTAGCACGGTAAGTCTTCTTTCAAATGATGAGGTTTGTGGTAGTGTTGAAAGCATTCCACCACCACAATGTGTTGATGGTGTAATGGGACATACAAGAGACGAGTCGGAAAATAAAAATGAACAAGAAACGATTTCACAAGTTAAAATTGAGAAAATGAATAAAAAGTctttttgtgaaaattgtttaaatcaaATTAAACCAATTAATGCATCACAAGTTGAGGAACGGTACCCACCGAAGGACAAGGGGTGGGAAAATTTTAAACAAGCAAAAATTAATTTACCGTTACTAGATGACATTAAAAAGGTTTCGGCTCATGTGGAATGCTTAAAGGAGTTAAGCATCAAAAAACGACACAACAAATTACCCAAACCGGTTGATTTGATATCTCATGTGAGTGTCGTTTTATCGAGTGCCTTTCCCCAAAAAGCCCAAGATCCGGGAGACCCTCTTATTCCAATTCAAATTGGAACATTTAAAATCGAGAGGGCGCTCCTCGATCTTGGAGCTTGTGTGAGCATTTTACCCGggagtttgtatgaccaatacaATTTTGGTCCATTAAAAAAATTTGATACTCCCGTGGTATTGGCCGATCAGACTCCCACGCATCCACGAGGGATGGtggaagatgtgattgttaagGTAGATGATTGCTACTACCCAGTTGACTTTTTGGTAGTAGATTATGCTGGATGTGTTGAGGACACCCAACCGATAGTCATACTGGGTAGACCGTTCCTTGCAACAGCTAATGCCATAATAAATTGTGCAACAGGAACG GTTTGGAGAAACAAAGAAGAAAACGGTCAAGAAGAAAAAAAGGCAAAAAAGTCACCTctagaaaagaagaaggaagaggAGGTGAGGAAGTTTGGACCGTTTGGCAACAAATGGTACGAATCACGGGTGGGTGATTTCGAGGAGCTCGTGGACGGCAAGCACGCCATTCGACCACCATGA